From Marinilabiliales bacterium, a single genomic window includes:
- a CDS encoding XRE family transcriptional regulator, giving the protein MKTYSLDQLKDKHLGKVGTEKRDIYEYELRLDLLGEMIRQTRKERHLTQSELGEMIGVQKSQISRIERNAKNVTIATILKVFNALQAKVNFNVELQDGDFKIA; this is encoded by the coding sequence ATGAAAACTTATTCCCTTGACCAATTGAAAGATAAACACCTTGGGAAAGTCGGAACAGAAAAAAGAGATATATACGAGTATGAGTTGAGACTTGACCTTTTAGGTGAAATGATAAGGCAAACACGTAAGGAAAGACATCTCACCCAATCAGAACTGGGAGAAATGATTGGCGTTCAAAAATCACAGATTTCCAGAATTGAAAGAAATGCAAAAAATGTAACCATAGCGACAATTCTGAAAGTTTTTAACGCCTTACAAGCCAAGGTCAATTTTAATGTTGAATTGCAGGACGGAGATTTCAAAATAGCATAA